The genomic region GCGCGAGAGACGCTCCGCGTGGAGCGCGGCCAGCCGCCCGCCGAGGCGCGTCTGGTCGTGGTGCGCGCGACCCGCATCTCGCCGCGACTGACGCTCGTGGTCATGCGCGACATCACCGAGCGCGAGCGGGTCGAGCAGATGCGGCGGGACTTCGTCGCCAACACCAGCCACGAGCTGAAGACGCCCGTCGGCGCGGTGAGCCTGCTCGCCGAGGCCATCGAGTCCGCCGCCGACGACCCGGAGCAGGTGCGCGTCTTCGCGAGCCGGCTGACCGCTGAGGCCGCGCGCCTGGCGGCGCTGACCAACCGCATCATGAACCTGTCGCGGCTGCAGTCCGATGACAACACGCCCGACGCGGACGTCTCGATCGACGAGGTCCTCGCCGCCGCCCTCGAGGCGCACGCCCTCCAGGCCGCCTCCGCGGGGGTGACCGTGGTCCGGGGCGGCAAGCGCGGACTCTACGTGCGCGGTGACGCCCAGATCCTCATCGACGCCATCGGCAACCTCATCTCGAACGCCATCGCCTACTCGTCCGCGGGATCCGATGTCGGCGTCGGCGTGCGGCTCGTCGAGGGGATCGTCGAGGTCGCCGTCACCGATCGGGGCATCGGCATCGCCGAGGAGGATCAGCGGCGCATCTTCGAGCGCTTCTATCGCGCCGATCAGGCGCGGTCCCGTCGCACCGGCGGCACCGGGCTCGGACTGTCGATCGTCAAGCACGCCGTCGGCCGTCACGGCGGCGAGGTCCGGCTGTGGTCCCGCCCCGGGCGCGGGTCGACGTTCACCGTGCGTCTGCCTGCGACGGCCGCGCCCGATGATCTTCCCCGCGACAAGCGGGACAAGAAGAACAAGAAGAAGAAAAAGAAGAAGAGCGTCGCCTAGGCGGCGCGCCGGAACGGAGATCCATGACCACCCGCGTCCTGATCGTCGAGGACGAGCCCGACCTCGCCGACCCGCTCGCCTACCTGCTGCGGCGCGAGGGATACGACGTCGAGATCGCCGAGGACGGCCAGGCCGCCCTCGTCGCGTTCCGCGAGCGCGGCGCCGACGTCATCCTGCTCGACCTGATGCTCCCGGGCATGCCCGGCACGGAGGTCTGCCGCATCGTGCGGACCACCTCGACGGTGCCGATCATCATGCTCACGGCGAAGGACTCCGAGGTCGACATCGTCGTGGGGCTGGAGCTCGGCGCCGACGATTACGTCACCAAGCCCTACTCGTCGCGGGAGCTGCTGGCGCGCATGCGGGCCGTGCTGCGCCGTCACACGCCGGCGGAGGCGGACCTGGAGGAGCGCGTGCTCGACGGCGGGCGCGTCGTGCTCGACATCGACCGGCACACGGTCGCCGTGGACGGCAGCGAGATCAACATGCCGCTCAAGGAATTCGAGCTGCTCGAAGTGCTCATGCGCAACGCCGGCCGCGTGCTGACGCGCGGCCAGCTCATCGACCGCGTGTGGGGCAGCGACTACTACGGCGACACCAAGACGCTCGACGTGCACATCAAGCGCATCCGGTCGCGCATCGAAGAGCGCCCGGGCGACCCGGTGATGCTCGTCACGGTACGCGGACTCGGCTACCGCTTCGAAGCATGAGTGAGGCCCCGCCGCGGCGGGGCCTCACTCAGGGTCTTCGGCGGTGCTCGCCGCTCAGGGGACGAACGGCGCGAGGTAGTCGAGCGAGCCGTCGAGCACCGGGACGTCGATGAGCGATCCCTCGGCTCCGCCCGAGGCGAAGTAGACCGGCAGATCCGCGCCGGGCATCGTGTCGAGACCCTCGATCAGGATCGGCTCCTCGCCGTCCACGCCCAGGCTCAGGACGGTGTTCGCCGGGACGAGGATCGTCTCGGAGACGGTCGCCCCCTCGCCGAACTCGAGGTCGAGCCGCGCGGTGCTGTCGCTGTCGTTGACGATGGCCGCGAGGAAGTTGCCCGCGGCGCCGCTCTCGTCGGCGACGAT from Microbacter sp. GSS18 harbors:
- a CDS encoding ATP-binding protein; amino-acid sequence: MDSTQLALLALLAGVIIGCAITLLVVAAILARDKVRADAASEIPDGVREVLHGMDDAAIVVDNSYRVHAASGAAVPFGFTEGSTLPDQDVREVVRQARHADSARETLRVERGQPPAEARLVVVRATRISPRLTLVVMRDITERERVEQMRRDFVANTSHELKTPVGAVSLLAEAIESAADDPEQVRVFASRLTAEAARLAALTNRIMNLSRLQSDDNTPDADVSIDEVLAAALEAHALQAASAGVTVVRGGKRGLYVRGDAQILIDAIGNLISNAIAYSSAGSDVGVGVRLVEGIVEVAVTDRGIGIAEEDQRRIFERFYRADQARSRRTGGTGLGLSIVKHAVGRHGGEVRLWSRPGRGSTFTVRLPATAAPDDLPRDKRDKKNKKKKKKKSVA
- a CDS encoding response regulator transcription factor, which produces MTTRVLIVEDEPDLADPLAYLLRREGYDVEIAEDGQAALVAFRERGADVILLDLMLPGMPGTEVCRIVRTTSTVPIIMLTAKDSEVDIVVGLELGADDYVTKPYSSRELLARMRAVLRRHTPAEADLEERVLDGGRVVLDIDRHTVAVDGSEINMPLKEFELLEVLMRNAGRVLTRGQLIDRVWGSDYYGDTKTLDVHIKRIRSRIEERPGDPVMLVTVRGLGYRFEA